The following coding sequences are from one Triticum dicoccoides isolate Atlit2015 ecotype Zavitan chromosome 4A, WEW_v2.0, whole genome shotgun sequence window:
- the LOC119288077 gene encoding multiple organellar RNA editing factor 2, chloroplastic-like, translating into MAAAAAAAGARRLLARRASSSPVSISALLRRGGAAAATPHEPLLRPAALAGVASRLGFVRGMARRPGGDGYSPARSGGGGGGGDRAPTEMAPLFPGCDYEHWLIVMDKPGGEGATKHQMIDCYIQTLAKVLGSEEEAKKKIYNVSCERYFGFGCEIDEETSNKLEGIPGVLFVLPDSYVDPEHKDYGAELFVNGEIVQRSPERQRRVEPVPQRASDRPRYNDRTRYQRRRENQQR; encoded by the exons atggccgccgccgccgccgccgccggagcccggaGGCTCCTCGCCCGCCGCGCGTCCTCCTcccccgtctccatctccgccctcctccgccgcgggggcgcggcggcggcgacaccCCACGAGCCGCTGCTGCGCCCGGCGGCCCTCGCGGGCGTCGCCTCCCGCCTCGGCTTCGTCCGCGGGATGGCGCGCCGGCCGGGCGGCGACGGGTACTCTCCGGCGcgttccggaggaggaggaggcggaggggaCCGCGCCCCCACCGAGATGGCGCCGCTGTTCCCTGGGTGCGACTACGAGCACTGGCTCATCGTCATGGACAAGCCCGGCGGCGAGGGCGCCACCAAGCACCAGATGATCGACTGCTACATCCAGACCCTCGCCAAGGTCCTCGGAAG CGAGGAGGAGGCCAAGAAGAAGATCTACAACGTCTCCTGTGAGCGGTACTTCGGTTTCGGGTGTGAGATCGACGAGGAGACATCCAACAAACTGGAAG gcattcctggtgttttgtttgtGCTTCCTGATTCGTATGTTGATCCTGAGCACAAGGACTATGGAG CTGAGCTTTTTGTGAATGGGGAGATTGTTCAGAGGTCTCCAGAGAGGCAGAGAAGGGTGGAGCCTGTGCCGCAGAGAGCATCAGATAGGCCTAGGTACAACGACAGAACCCGCTACCAACGGAGGAGGGAGAACCAACAGCGGTGA